A single genomic interval of Oryza sativa Japonica Group chromosome 7, ASM3414082v1 harbors:
- the LOC9268879 gene encoding uncharacterized protein: MSLHDLVRHADYWTWRLRADDAASMSRLPLTTNHQFLEAHAARRFTPANFHLVREEIEKMDGFVVVDTLPTMSSPDVKIYLLAPKQEAAAGEPFVVQWCDRGGALGTDDMDDGKMAVTCSCRKMESDRLPCRHILRVITHRGVSRMADCFMPRRHRRNLEAKLERVEEMKELSSKVFDLASDDAGEFEDVMGFMERFLEERRLDAAWEPKRRGHVGVDTDDDEGDSPSTKKIKLSDE; this comes from the coding sequence ATGTCGCTGCACGACCTGGTGCGCCACGCCGACTACTGGACCTGGCGCCTGCGCGCCGACGACGCGGCCTCCATGTCCCGGCTGCCGCTGACCACCAATCACCAGTTCCTCGAGGCGCACGCCGCGCGGCGCTTCACCCCGGCCAACTTCCACCTCGTCCgcgaggagatcgagaagatggacggcttcgtcgtcgtcgacacGCTGCCCACCATGTCCAGCCCCGACGTAAAGATCTACCTGCTCGCGCCCAAGCaggaagccgccgccggcgaacccTTCGTGGTGCAATGGTgcgaccgcggcggcgcgctcggCACCGACGACATGGACGACGGGAAGATGGCCGTGACGTGCAGCTGCCGGAAGATGGAGAGCGatcgcctcccgtgccgccaCATCCTCCGCGTGATCACCCACCGCGGCGTGTCGCGGATGGCGGACTGCTTCATGccgcggcggcaccggcggaATCTCGAAGCAAAGCTGGAGAGGGTGGAGGAGATGAAGGAGCTGTCGAGCAAGGTGTTCGACCTGGCGTCGGATGACGCGGGGGAGTTCGAGGATGTCATGGGGTTCATGGAGCGATTCCTGGaagagcggcggctcgacgccgcgtgggaGCCGAAGCGCAGAGGCCATGTCGGCGTcgacaccgacgacgacgagggcgacTCGCCGTCGACCAAGAAGATCAAGTTGTCCGACGAGTGA